ATGTTAACAAGTAAAAAGCAATAGACATATTCTCTTTTTAGTGTTGCCAACTAAAATATCGCCTTTCCTTTTACCTCAAGTAAACGTAGCTAAAGTTAAGCAAGTAACAGTCATTaacaacttacaatttcacTTTGTATCACTCTCTAAATTGAATCAATTTTCCTTCACCATTCATCTGTGTGTTGGTGTGCTTGTGTAGTAGCCCAGTtccagaccaaagattcacaaCGAGACGAGTTAAATcttgcaactacttgcaacgCACCAGTCTGTAACGTTCTTAAACCTgacagttcacaccaatgcgaTGAGACGAGGCGGTggatcatctccatagcaacgactctttgtacttaggtctaacttccgactttcagGCTTTTTGTATCTGGATATATAATTTGTTGTGTCTAAATTTGAATGTGGATAAAGTTTGATAGTAAGATGCtggctacagttgcatttctagtgatgaatcaacgaaaacgttttatttctctgattcactgctttgctTTTAGCCGCTCCCTCTCTttagtcactctctagctcgctcgacCACATAACGTTACTGTGCTCGCGGGCTCTCGTTGAGCCGTCTAAAACTTTGCCATTTTGACCAGCTGACAGTTcgtaacatagaaataaaacacacacacttcacaccgacacacacagatgaatggTGAAGGAAGATTCATTCAATGTAATTAAGCATTGCGTTAGTTCATGCAGGACACGGATGTCCAATGCCCACTAATTTAATTATCATTCCCACCAGtcacaaccaatcacagccattttTCACATCAGGCGGTCCATTTAAATGTCTCCCTATATATACCGCTGCTACTGGCAAAGTTTGCCTCCACCACCCCAGCCTCCACTTTCCTGGTTTATAGTGTCATCATAACTTAAGTCTGAAATAGTTTTAATGTCTTGGATTAGGCCCACTCTTGTGTACAGGGGGGTCTCAGCAGCGTGCTCCCTGTTTCAGCTAAGTATGCTGCTTGGCTGATCCAGGGAACATCATTAGAACAGAGCCTTCATCGCCAAATATAGCTatatttccatttgttgcaataGATGGCTAAATCTATGACAagagtgttcctgactgaaGTGATTGATACATAGtgcactataaaaaaaaattaaaaaaaatctaaatctataatttttcttattatttgggggcgcttaggaacattttggggtagtttcagcccccctaaaatagaCCCAACGACGTCCGTGGTTAACGGTGGTTAGCTCCAGAGACTCAGCCTCAACTTCCCATGTGCTGTCCGACTACGGTTAGGAAGCCGAAGCAGGAAAAGCTaacactaagctactgtaagctGTTGTATTGAGTTTCCTTTTAGTAAAATACTTTGAGTGAACAGTTACGCGGTGTAGCCATAgactgtgtatatatagtgtAGCATATGTCTAGGGCTTTTATTGTTATAGGTAAGAACAGAAAGAGTCTCTGGTAAACTCTGCCTTTGTCAAGGTTGATAGTAGTAAAGTTTACCGTCTATACAGCCTCCAGTTGTTGTTTTATGATCCTCATAATAAGTAAGCAACACAACATGGTTGGTTGATGCCTTATTTACATTGCAAAAGTTCTGAAAAATCGACCTTGTTCTGAAAAACAATTACTTCACTTTATCGCCGTGTAATATTCACGTTCTGTGTGAAAGTACTCATGACAaaaaacagttgtttttttttcaaattaatcGCGCGGGAAAAAAACCCAGTGTGTAAAGGCCTTTAGTTTCACAGATATACCATGGCAGGACaatattacaaaatgtaatatACATACAGAAACTTAGGCTGCAAATTGTAGCCTGTACATTTGATTTATACCTTCCAGATGAAATACATTTGATTTGGATAATTTGTCAGTGTAACCCCTTGTTTCAAAATGATTTGATTTTATTGGTTTTAGGTTATATTTCAGTGATTATTTGAAAGGGGAAAATCCAACATCTAACATTTGCATCATTCGTTTGATTTTTCTTAACATGGCATACATTTGACAGCTTGAAGTCCGTTGTGTCCAGTTCAGGGTACTGGACACCGTTTATAATGAACAAACTTAAGTCATGGTGATGATCCATGTTAGAAAAATAACACTAAGCATTTGAGCTAACTTCACACTGGAAAGGTTTCAGAACATGAGTCCAAAAGTCCTCCTTCGCAGGGGAAAAAGCACTCGCCCACCTCCGCAGAGACCGCGGGTTCAACCAATGGCAGCGGGTGTCCCTTCAAACACAATTGGCGGTGTTCGCAGGTGGGAAGCCTGCACTTGTCACTGCACTAATGACTCCTACTGATTGGGGGGATAGCGTAAACCTCCACACACAGTGCAGGGAGACCCCTGTGTTTTTATGTTCTCTATTATTAAGGTATTGCTAAATGTAAATTTACAGTCAGTAAAACATAGCAGAATCACCAGCTCCTTCGTCTTCTCCACTCTATTTGGACATCTTGTTTTTTGCTTCTCCCTAGGGAAATAACACACGATTCACAAAATGATTCagtcccctttttttttttttttttttttttattggaacacAATTCATCCAACATACTGGACCTTAATTGATATGATACAGATTTTATCACTTAACATGGATTTTGATGAAAACAAATGTttgattgtgtgttttcttgtcTGCAGAAACTGGGAGCTATGTTTGTGAGTTCTGTGGGAAGCAGTACAAGTATTTCAACCCATACCAGGAGCATGTTGCTCTTCACACACCAATGGGTAAGTCTGTTTACTTACAGCAATGTAGTATTGTCAGATTGGATGTCACCGGTTGGATCATTGAACTGCAATTTACTCTGAGAATCTATGTTGATGTAGGCTCTTTTGATTTGAAGACATCACGGGTACAGGAATGTGGTAGCATGGATATGAGTAAATTTGGCCACAGCCAAACCGGTAAGATTAAaagtaagcttttttttttaatcctacaTTTTTATCAGTAGTTTCATTGATTGTATAATGCAAGGAAAAGTTTGCGTGCCTCAtaactcaaaacacacacacacacacacacacacacacacacacacacacacacacacacacacacacacacacacacacacacacacatacttagtTGTGCCTTCTTCGGATGGTAACTAATTGAAATTTGATCATCAAAGCTCAGTATCCTGCATCTTGAGAGcagtattgctttttttaacctttacttTTAAAACTAATAAAGAATAATTTATACATTACATCTGTCATTAGTAAGGTATAATTTGAATGCTTTATAATTGGCTGAGGGTGTCAACATGACAAATTCTAATATTGTTGGCAATGAGTCAGGTCAAAATTAAGCAGAGATTGGTGTTGATAAAATGGATAAACAACTGAGTAAGCATGATCAGAAACTAAACGCCTAATGCCTGTACTGtagaataatttatttttaaaatgtcagtttgaCTCTTATGTCGCCCACACGACTACAGAAGTGCAGCCAGTCGGTTTACTGTGATATTGGCATAGCTGGGTTTTAGGCCAGGGACCGTCACAATAATATCACAGTCCTGCTGTGAGGGTGTAGTAGGAATTCGTAAGAGCATGCCTCACTATTGCTAAAGTGTGTTACACCGAGCCAGTGGAAAAAGAATTTAAATTTACTAGTGGCAACCCTGCTGGAAACTATTAACCTCCTAGTGAATGGTTAATTGCACAATTTAAGTGATGGTATGTTGaacgttttttcttttcttgttaggactttttttttttattgcctcGAGCACCTAAGCACATTAAAATGATgttcaaaaacattaaaacactaCAGTCCACACAGATTCTTAATTTCTCACCAAATGTTTTAAAGCTTTTGTTTCCAGAAATATTCACAAACTAAAAGAAAACCTCagttaagtacattttgtttcCTTTACCAAAGTAAAATCAAATACAACGATCTGTATTTTAGACTATTATTTGACCACATTACATATAGTCCATTGTCGACATTGTAGGCAATTTCTTGATCCATTTCTTCACCAAAACTTTTTCCCGGGTGTcataaatcatttattttagtCCAAATTGGTACTGTATTTCTGCTAAGAAGCGCTCTGCCATAAAGAACTATTTAAAGCATGGCATGCACTCACATCTTAGAAGTGGGTCAAAAAGATGGAATGAAAAGGAGAAATTAAAAccatattaaaatgtaatatgAAAATTTGGATCCTTTGTCAAGGCTGTTAGCGTGATTGATTTGCCTGCCGCAAACTAAAACTGAGATTATTAAATTGCATGTCATTGACTTCACTCCGTCTTAACTGTTATGTGGGTTTTTAGCTTAAATTAAGAATATTATTCACGTTATTTAGCATGGACCTGTCACTCAGTGCTTCTCCTGTGTTTTCACTTACAGACAGTCCATTCAGGCGGAAACTGGAAGGTGCAATTCAGTCTAGTCTGGTTGACACAAACAGTTCACAGAATTCAAGCGgtgagctctgagtcacttattttatgtggatgtgtgtgtatttgtgtggaaATGTATCACTTCTGCTCGAATGGTGAAATGTATTTTCAGTTCTGCGACAAAGCAGGTGTATGTGAGTGTCAGTATAGATAGAAACAGTATTCCTGCAGACAGTGTTTTGCTGATGATTGGGGCTTAAAATCGAAATGAAGGGGGAGTAGATGATGTAAAGAGGTTTGTGTGACCTACCTTGCATCAATTGTTACTATATAAAACTCTGTCCAAGAGCTCTATTATTATAATTCTACACCACACTCACCATAAAAATGGAGACCTTGTTGAATACCATGTTGGATCACCTTTGGCTCTAATCACTCACTAACATAGCCTAACACTGCCCCACATCATGGCAGTGACTCTAAAAGAGACCTGTTGTTAAAggcacaaaacacattttcttaatcCGCTTCTTACTGTGAGCAATGCTATATGAACGTATTTTCTGCCAGTGTTACAAAATTCTTCTTTTTTGTCATAAGTCTGTGCCAttttgtctttctgtgtttCCCTGGTGCTGGAATCAATCAATATGTCCCTGTAATAAATGCAGTATTTAAATTGGTTGTATACAGTTTACATCACCATCACTCACTGATCAAAATGTCTGTGAGGTCTCATAGACATGGTAACAAATCAAAGACATCTAGAGTATATGCTCTTTGATTGCAAATCTTGCTTGCCTTTTTAAAAGAATAACATTAAACACTAAAGCCACATACTGAATAAACAAGTGAAAAGAGTGATGGCCCACTGTGTCTGTAGTTTTAACTCCCTCCCCGTTCTCTTGTCCACAGGAACTCCGAGCCCTCTGGTGGCCAGCACCTTCTCTACAACCCAGAGTAAGTCCAACCCCACCTTCTGCTCAAAGCAGAAAATATGCATGCTGCCTCCTTCTCATTTCACCTTTTTTTCTGGTATGCTTCAATTTTTGTTAATCTTTCATTGTTTGGTGCAAATGGTTTCTCTGTAATCCATTGTGATGAAACAGATTGTCCGCATTTAGCTTCATTATCACGAGGGAATGTCTGGACAGGGTTGTTACCATTAGCCATATTGTACATCTGCATTGTGTTCAGATAGAGCTGTGTGTTGTAATGACTGACAACTAAGCATCGCCTGACTCATACTGGACAAATATTGTTGGAAAAGctgtttttaagtgtttttattttaacatgtaaacatgaattTGTTTATTATGTTATGGTGTTATTTATGttgcctttattagatagaacTGAAAATGAGGGGAGATATTGAGAGATGgggagggggaatgacatgtaaGAAAGCATTTTCAAACCAGGTACATTGTAATTACATGATCAGTGCCTTAAACCCCACTAGGATGCCCcaacatacacattttaaacatttctgcAATTATTTTCAAAGTAACCCCAAAACGGCATCACACTTTTTCAGAAATGCGGCTGCAAATTGAGTCACTTTGGGCTGCAGAAATCACAAAAACAGCAACATCTTGGTGGAACTGACTTCCAAAGTATATATCAGGGATATTAGAGGCTAGTAGATGTAAAGATGCACAGTGTATTAATTTTCTTCTCCAACAAAGAGTCAATGCTCTTCTGGGCCTTGTGATTTTTTAGAACCCTACACTTGTGGTGCCTGTGGCATCCAGTTCCAGTTCTACAACAACCTGCTGGAGCATATGCAGTCCCATGCTGGTGAGTCCACGACTACAAATGCATGTCAAGCTCAACAGGCACCCTGTTGTGGGTGTAGTGGCTGCAATGCATGTGAAAGTCTGTATGATTACACATAATCCTTATAAAGGTATAGGCATTCAACtcttaaaaacacaatatttaatataaagTTTCAGGGAATATAATGTTGTAATATGGGTTGTTGCAGATCTGGTTCTGAGGCTGCTGGATACGTTTTTTTGTGTTCTGTTGCAAAAGCTTTGGTgcattgtactgtatatgtaaccATAAACAGTAGTGCATTATCTTTAATTATTCATTTAGcacataaaatgtcagaaataaagACCAATTTCAATCTCAAGCAACCACAGCCAAAAGGCatgtaaaaaaactaaaaatattaaataaataaaatgatataaaaaaacaagcatAGGGGCAAGGGCATTTGATTTTTTGCTGTTTGGTGTTGCTTTTTGATTTCTTGCTTTGACACTGACTTTATTTAAAGACATACCCTTCAAGATTTGTGGCTGATCTTATGTGAGAATTGACTGAGAAACAAACCtgttgaaattatttttgtaaacCTGGTCAGCTAATTTTGAATGCACAATTTGTTAATGATAGACTCAGAGAGGCCAAGTAAtgtatttttgtcttttcttttgctgacacgttttgtttgtttaattttgtgTCATTCTTTTATTCTTTTCATTATTATCCACTGGAAACACTTTCTCCATTAAAACCATACAATATTGTCGCCTCTGCCTGATGTTCCATGTCTGTATCTCCTCAGCGGACAATGAGAACCACACCAAAGGGGACTCTCCCAAAACCTCCTCAGCCTCCGGTCCTCAAGAGCAGCTGTGGAGAGGCTCTCAGGCTCCGGCCCATTCCTCAGTTAAACTACAAATCCCGCCTCAAAGTATCTCCCAGAGAAACCACACAGTCAGCCGTAAGTACTGCAATCAACTTCATTCATTTCACGCTGTTAGTTACTGTATATACGGGGCTATGAAACTGTGTTGTTAGAAAATTGTTGAAACGAATTATGTAGCCTCTGGTGGCCTGGTGATTAAGAAGCATACTATATAACTGCAACATCCCTGCTTTGATTTTTGCTGAGGAGCTTTGTTGCATGCCCAAGTAATGCCAAGTATAGCCTCTAAATCTTCCCTCAGTTTAAAGAGAATCTGGTCTGTAAAACAAAGCCAGGTTATGTCTTTATTATTCTCTATGATTCTGTATTGTCTTTTCCCATCTAAGATACCATGTTTTCTGCCAATATATTGAAACAAAAGAACATTAACACTTATTATCTTTCTTATGTTTACTCTGCTTTCCTGTCCATCTATCTGCTCTCCATGCTGGCAGAGAATAACGGACTACCTGAGAAGGAACGACAGCAGGTGGCTGAGCGCCTCTTACGGGTAATGTGTTCAGATCTGAGCATGCTAAACGTGCTCAACAGCAAGGACTTCCTGAAGTTGGCACAGACCCTAGTGGATACGGGTGCTCGTCATGGTGCCTACTCCACCCGTGATGCTTTTGGCAACATGAGTGCCTTGGCACTGCGCCAGCTGCCCCGCATGTACAAccaagtcaaagtcaaagtcacATGTGCTCTAGGCTCCAATGCTTCCCTTGGTATCGCTGTCACCTGCCACTCCCAGACATCAGGCCCAGATGCTTGCTATGTTCTAACAGCCTACCAGGTGGAGGGGTCGAGACTGAAGCGCTATGTGCTCGGTGTGAGGGAGGCTGAACTGAGGGAAGGGCCCGAGCAGGTTCACCACTGGGTGCAGAATGTGCTGTCTGAGTTTGTGATGTCAGACATTCGCACAGTGTATGTCTCAGAGCCCAAAGTGTGGGCAGCAGGATTTGCTGGATCGCCACTTGGTGGTGGTGGCCGGAGCAGGATATGCTTGCGATGCGCGGGGTGTTCACTCGGGGCAGTTGTCCAGGCTGTTCTTGGAAAGCGCAGCCTCCAGGCTCGAGGCCTTCATGAGTTGTCTGAGCTTCTCTCAACGTGCCGAGATATTGCGTCCTCCACCACGCTGTCCCTTCGTGAGGAACAGTGCACCAACACATCCACAAGCACAACTGAGGAAGGTACACAGGGCAGCCCTGCACAATGCCCCAACCCTCCTTGCTGGGATCGTATGGCTGAAGCTCTTCTGCAGGTCCATGCCCACTTTGAACAGATATGTGAGGCTTATGGGCGCAGTAAGACCACGGCTCCTCTCCTCCAAGGTCTCAACAAGCATCTGCTAGGTACGCTGGCTTGTCTGCTGGCACCTCTGCGTCTGGCAGCTCTGGAGCTGAGCAGCCAGAGGAGACCAACCTTACAGCAGGTGCTGCCCGTCTACCTACGCTTGGAGAAGTTTTTCACTTCCAAAGCTGGAGAGGCTGGAACCGGCACGGCTAGCAAACTCTGCCACTACTTCCTTGAAGCACTTAAGGAAAATTTCAAGGTACTGAACTGTTATTGCCTAGATGAAGTTTCTTAAATTAACATTTTGCTCTAAAAGTGATAAGATTCCTCTGAAATTTTGTAAGGAATAAGGTTCTTGAAATGTACAAATGCTGGTAGTTTTGATTGAACTTTGCTTGAATAAAATAGTCAAACTGTTAAAGTTTAGATTTAAACCAAGAACCGTTTGAAAATTAGAGTTTACAGATCTGACCAGACATTTGATGCCAACTTGACAGTCTGTATGATTGGTTCCGAAAACGTATTGAGGttcaatacccagccctagtaaaGAGAGCCTTGATATATGATGAATGCATATGAGTTATTGGTTTAAGGAAGGACTGAAGAGTcgtttaaatgttttctgtctctAGGTTGAACGAGCCCACCAGGTAGCCATGGTCCTGGACCCACAGCTCAAGCTGCGTTCAGTGCCAGCCTACCAGCATGAAGATATAATCTCCCGTGCATGCGAAATGGCTGCTGAATCCAGGGATGGAGGTATGACTGGTGGTGGAGGTTCAGGTGGTGAAGAGCGGGACAACGATGGCCCACCAACCCCTAAAATAAGCCGCGTAGAGGGAGGGGGAAACAACGGTGGCACCTTAAGGGGGACCTCCTCATCTTGCACAGTGTCTGGTAATGATGAGAGTCAGAGCCAAGTTAGACAAGAGATTTTTCAATACTTGGCTGAGCCTCTTCTCCAAGGCACACCTGACCTCTTCCAGTACTGGAGCTCAGCAGTGAATGAGAAGTTTCCCAGGCTTGCTCGCTTGGCAATGTGGCTCCTTGCTGTTCCTGCTGTGGGCATACGCAATGAGTGTGCGACTGTGTGCGAGCAGAGCCTGGCTATGAAGAGGAGGCAGCAGGTAACCACTGAGGAGATGAATAAACTCATTTTTCTTCGCTCCAACATGGGCTAGGAGAGAAACTCGACCAACCCTTATCAACCAAACCTTCACCCCCAACCAATGACTGAAGACtattatttatatactgtaggttTAGAACAACTGTAAACTTAAATGTGTTAAATACTCATCGAGAAAGATATTTACAGGAAACTCACAGTGTATAGGTTGCAACACCATACAACAATATGacttattacatttatttggtCCTTTCATACAAACAGTACTTTACAAACAGTCCTTTCTCCATATAAGAAAGGACTGTTTGTAAAGTACTGTGGACAAAatgtaggggtggaacggtaacTCAAAAGGTTGTCTTGTTTGGTACACCACCCTCGGTTTGGGATTCACATGTAAGCAGGATCAGTCTTATCAAGGCCAGTGActtgaattacttcagcctacTGACTAAACTGCTAAAAGGCTGCAATGCGGTTATTCTCACTGAATGGCAACATTTTCAGGTAAAGTCAGCGTTCACTGCTTCAAACGACTGTCACAGACCTCTGAAAACACACAACAGTTAGTAATGTTGCATATAGCTACAGTATTTGGAGAATGATCATTTTCATTGATGTACGACAAAAAAATCAAGAGGTGAATCTTCACTGCCATTGCATCTCTGCCAATTAAGTGTACCAGGTTTATTATTTACTATTGCGTATAACAGataatatttttttcagcatCAGGTCAGGAGCTAAATCATTGCAGCTAATTAGAAGGTTGCTTCAGTGGCCTAGAAATGTAGTTGTGGatcattttatgcatttttcattcaaAAGGGTAAaactaggggtggtacggttcacaaaatccatggttcggttcgtatcacggttttagggtcacggttttcggttctgtacggttcttgttattttttcttttaatctttaacactccagaaatatacttcagcatatgatatatagctaaaattagcatattgaatgcatattgcacaatacaatacagtggcagttctatctattgttttagttccgctgtcatcataggtaacatgaaatcccaaatgttcccacacaccagactatatacgacgctggcgcatcctccaactccaggcagccttccttatctctcccacttaccatttctgcatgtgacgtgacctgcagcactccacactccacctgaggagcggtcggctcagtgcctctcaaaatctgacgaaattcttttaaactgacctttatcgatcaaaaaaacagacagattcagcaactgtatggcctatttctcgcttaaaatgttttcagaaacacttttcggtgaactattttcgtaaaatgcgagatcgtattcagaacaaGACGCCAttagtctgttttgaaattcgggagcagcaagaaccatgtgatgcattcgtccaatcagctgccatgtgttgcgttcgtcacactcatccccctcgtcgtttccagtaagtgttttaaaataggtgtcgaaagtgggcactacggcagtaagtggttagtgcacattaacagtgtactgacgaaccgtgcaAAGCACACACGCTCTgaaccgagcggttcggatgttttttcatgaaccgtaccacccctaggtAAAACGCAGCTGCTAAAACATTAATAGAGATAAGATGCTTTCCGTTTTTTTATgttacaaaaagaaaagtcatccaatagtttgttttctttctaaaATTAACTCAAGAGGTCTTATGCTGCTAGATATGCTAGTCAAACGGCTAGATTTGCACAGAAGGGCCTATATCATGGAGTTAACTTGAATAAAGTCAAACTTTTGGTTAAATTTTTTAACGTGCACAAAGAGGACAGAATGATATTATTAGAACTTGTTTGCGGTCAGCTTTTACACCgatttcattcattcagccTTACCATAGCTGAATTGCACCAACAGTGCTGGTACTTCAGGAATGTCTCATCATTCAGCTCTGTGAAAAGAGACGTCAATACACTTCTATATACTGGAGACGTTTTGCCTGTGCATTGCCCTCAGATAAACAGCAGTAATATTATTAACCATCAGTTTGGTAAGCTTGTTGGCAAGGATTTAATGCATACGTGCATAAATCCTTGTGTGGTTGTTGcccactgtgtgtatgtgtgtttattatttttttatatatatctttCCATTTTTGAAGCAATAAGCTTCAAGGGCATAGTTTCAACTTTTATCTACAAAAAATGACTGTTCTCATGACGCTCCTAAAGTTAATCATTAATGgtaaattattttctgtttgtgAAATCAACGCGATTTTCTCAGGAATGAGTGCACCCAAGCAGGCGCCGCCACTTTTTCCCTTACTGTACTGAAAACTCATCAAACTTTGACCTCAATACCGAGGTATGTACTAAACCGTGACTTTTGTGAAACGTTCCACCCCACATGCAGTTAGTGCCATttgcaacaaacaaaaaatggatCAGGGTGagggtttatttttttcccagaaTAAAGCAAATTCTGCCAGTACATTCACTAAAGTCAACACATGCATACTAATAAAgttaagttatttatttattttatggattCTAGTATACATTTACACAAGCTAATACCTCCTGTAATGACTTTGATGAATGACAGTTATACTGTAAATTTGTTTGTTGCCTTTGGTACTAATTAGTCAAGTACTAGTTTGTTATTTCTGTCTTTGGGCCTAAAGTCTCTTTCATGCAACCACCTTAAACCCTACAGTCAGAACCAACACCATGCCTTTTAATTGATGTTAAATGGCCTTCTTTTCACCATGCTTTCTAAAGCTTGTAGTTTGGTTTTTCACTCCTGTAGACCCAAAGGGACCTCTGGCTGATGGTTTGAAACCGTGTCCTCTAGTGGTCAAATGTGGACTTTTTAAAACATCATGGACAACTGGTATTTTACAAGTGCTTTATTCCAAAGTTCAAGTCATCTCTTGGGTATAAACCGGTCAGGAATTATTTCAACAATAACACAGCCAAGCACAAGTATCCACTGTATTAAACTATACTGAAAACCTATACTCAGTAGATCAGCTCTTCATTGGGTTCATAGCAGGAAAATTTATCAATACGGATATTGTGGTATGAGACTCCCATTTGGATTTTGTTTATCTTAATATTTGTGGTGCAGCTTAACTATCGTCTTTTGATCCAAAAGGATGTAGTTCAGTTATTTGATTTGGCTCTTCCACATGAATTAAAAGCTACATCATATTCTTTCAatcatatttaaatattaaacacAAATGATCATAATTGAAAATATCAACTGTAAAAAGAatctatttttttcatttttcccagcttTAGGCCCCAGTACAACTTAAGGTACAGTCACATTACACTACAATGAATATTCACTTAGTCTCCCATTCATTTCCGATTGAATTTGACAAATTCAAACCTCCATTTCCTGTTTCAGTATGAACTCCATGGGTCAGAGTTCACTTTTGTTCAACTTTTACCTCACAGATGTGCACAGTCGGCCAGTAGGAACACTGATGATGAACTGTACTTGGAAATGGAGAAGTCACTATTCTAGCCTTGTGGCGCCACTTTCTTTTGTGCAACACCAGACTAAAAACTGCTGCATCTCCCTCATAGACATTTTACAGTTAGTGGTCGCTAtgatcaacatttatttataaccCAGGTTAGAATTGTGACAGGTCCATTTTTGAGGCTGAGTGCAGGGCAATTTTGTTAAATGTGACTGTACCTTTTTAGTTTCTAAGGCCACAGGAAGTAGGAAGTCAGTACACTGCACATGGGGAATTATAGGGCATTTGAGTGAATGGTCTAGAAAGTGTAAAGCCAAGAACAGACAGTTCTCCCTAAAATGCTAATCTTTTTAGTCCGCCTGAATGCAGTTTGTCTGTCAATCAAAGGTGAATGGCTCTATCAAACTACAATTTTTTGATCGACTGTTGCCCTCCTTACCTCCATTTACAGCTTTGATTTAGTGTTTCATAAATGCTTTTCTCTTCTTTAAGAGTAACTTAGCACCAGGCTGAAAAGCACTGTTTTACTGCCCTCTCTGGTTGAAGGTAGCCTGTTTCACCATTAGTAGTAGATGGATGTGGTCAGAAATGTGTTCTGTTGCTCCTGTAACCCCACCCAACAGTGATGTCGTAGGGTCTTGGGAGTATACATGACTGCAGCCAGGTG
The Sander lucioperca isolate FBNREF2018 chromosome 14, SLUC_FBN_1.2, whole genome shotgun sequence genome window above contains:
- the znf618 gene encoding zinc finger protein 618 isoform X10 produces the protein MSAQEAPIPGKEKADGGSAATDGPSPTLVPKTKNTTPPPVTVKKEPGTSETSNGKVGDANPAEICVVIGGNDGGASGGASRRAQTEGMFALGTPPPTKSTDSCIESDSMVADGLPQTPNNSFRYSCDICGKKYKYYSCFQEHRDLHAVDDPYEQVVLPVDGLKEEEPVEPYQKIGPKTGSYVCEFCGKQYKYFNPYQEHVALHTPMGSFDLKTSRVQECGSMDMSKFGHSQTGKIKNSPFRRKLEGAIQSSLVDTNSSQNSSGTPSPLVASTFSTTQKPYTCGACGIQFQFYNNLLEHMQSHAADNENHTKGDSPKTSSASGPQEQLWRGSQAPAHSSVKLQIPPQSISQRNHTVSQNNGLPEKERQQVAERLLRVMCSDLSMLNVLNSKDFLKLAQTLVDTGARHGAYSTRDAFGNMSALALRQLPRMYNQVKVKVTCALGSNASLGIAVTCHSQTSGPDACYVLTAYQVEGSRLKRYVLGVREAELREGPEQVHHWVQNVLSEFVMSDIRTVYVSEPKVWAAGFAGSPLGGGGRSRICLRCAGCSLGAVVQAVLGKRSLQARGLHELSELLSTCRDIASSTTLSLREEQCTNTSTSTTEEGTQGSPAQCPNPPCWDRMAEALLQVHAHFEQICEAYGRSKTTAPLLQGLNKHLLGTLACLLAPLRLAALELSSQRRPTLQQVLPVYLRLEKFFTSKAGEAGTGTASKLCHYFLEALKENFKVERAHQVAMVLDPQLKLRSVPAYQHEDIISRACEMAAESRDGGMTGGGGSGGEERDNDGPPTPKISRVEGGGNNGGTLRGTSSSCTVSGNDESQSQVRQEIFQYLAEPLLQGTPDLFQYWSSAVNEKFPRLARLAMWLLAVPAVGIRNECATVCEQSLAMKRRQQVTTEEMNKLIFLRSNMG
- the znf618 gene encoding zinc finger protein 618 isoform X4, whose protein sequence is MSAQEAPIPGKEKADGGSAATDGPSPTLVPKTKNTTPPPVTVKKEPGTSETSNGKVGDANPAEICVVIGGNDGGASGGASRRAQTEGSYVCGVCGKKYKYYNCFQTHVRAHRESDSMVADGLPQTPNILSPHCSRLPIGDILIPDSFRYSCDICGKKYKYYSCFQEHRDLHAVDDPYEQVVLPVDGLKEEEPVEPYQKIGPKTGSYVCEFCGKQYKYFNPYQEHVALHTPMGSFDLKTSRVQECGSMDMSKFGHSQTGKIKNSPFRRKLEGAIQSSLVDTNSSQNSSGTPSPLVASTFSTTQKPYTCGACGIQFQFYNNLLEHMQSHAADNENHTKGDSPKTSSASGPQEQLWRGSQAPAHSSVKLQIPPQSISQRNHTVSQNNGLPEKERQQVAERLLRVMCSDLSMLNVLNSKDFLKLAQTLVDTGARHGAYSTRDAFGNMSALALRQLPRMYNQVKVKVTCALGSNASLGIAVTCHSQTSGPDACYVLTAYQVEGSRLKRYVLGVREAELREGPEQVHHWVQNVLSEFVMSDIRTVYVSEPKVWAAGFAGSPLGGGGRSRICLRCAGCSLGAVVQAVLGKRSLQARGLHELSELLSTCRDIASSTTLSLREEQCTNTSTSTTEEGTQGSPAQCPNPPCWDRMAEALLQVHAHFEQICEAYGRSKTTAPLLQGLNKHLLGTLACLLAPLRLAALELSSQRRPTLQQVLPVYLRLEKFFTSKAGEAGTGTASKLCHYFLEALKENFKVERAHQVAMVLDPQLKLRSVPAYQHEDIISRACEMAAESRDGGMTGGGGSGGEERDNDGPPTPKISRVEGGGNNGGTLRGTSSSCTVSGNDESQSQVRQEIFQYLAEPLLQGTPDLFQYWSSAVNEKFPRLARLAMWLLAVPAVGIRNECATVCEQSLAMKRRQQVTTEEMNKLIFLRSNMG